The following proteins come from a genomic window of Mycobacterium sp. DL:
- a CDS encoding UPF0182 family protein, with protein MGMRPSAKMPTLTRRNRVLIGVALVAVVLLLIGPRFIDTYVNWLWFGELGYRSVWTTQIVTRVVIFFVVAILMGGVVFAAMALAYRTRPVFVPTAGPNDPIARYRTAVMSRLRLVGIGVPAFIGVMSGFVAQSYWDRVQLFLHGGSFGVSDPQFGLDLGFYAFDLPFYRLVLTSLFVAGFLAFIANLLGHYLFGGIRLTGRAGALSRAARIQLITMLGILMLLKAVAYWFDRYELLSNTRGGKPFTGAGYTDINAVLPAKLILMAIAVICAVAVFSAIFLRDLRIPAIGVVLLLLSSLVIGAGWPLVVEQISVRPNAAQKESEYIGRSITATRQAYGITDETVTYRSYPGNTSATAQQVAADRATTSNIRVLDPNIVSPAFTQFQQGKNFYFFPDQLNMDRYADDDGNLRDYVVAARELNPDRLIDNQRDWINRHTVFTHGNGFIASPANTVRGVANDPNQNGGYPEFLSSVVGENGEVVSPGPAPLAQPRIYYGPVIANTPADYAIVGENGAPREYDYETNTDTRNYTYTGSGGVPIGNWLSRSVFAAKYAERNFLFSNVIGENSKILFNRDPADRVEAVAPWLTTDTAMYPAIVNERIVWIVDGYTTLDNYPYSELTTLSSATIDSNEVALNRLQPDKQVSYIRNSVKATVDAYDGTVTLYAQDEQDPVLQAWMKVFPDTIQPKSAISPELQEHLRYPEDLFKVQRALLAKYHVDDPVTFFSTSDFWDVPLDPNPTASSYQPPYYIVAKNLAENNSSSSFQLTSAMNRFRRDFLAAYISASSDPDSYGRLTVLTIPGQVNGPKLAFNAISTDTAVSQDLGVIGRDNQNRIRWGNLLTLPIGEGGLLYVAPVYASPGNTDAASSYPRLIRVAMMYNDQIGYGPTVRDALIDLFGPGADATATGPEPTNAPAGQQPEAQPQADQQASVTPPAQRPGQSPQAPPATPAPAAAVPSGPTQLSGAKAAALEEVNTALDAIQEAQRNGDFAQYGEALQRLDDAVNEYQSTE; from the coding sequence GTGGGTATGCGGCCCTCGGCGAAAATGCCGACGCTGACGCGACGAAACCGGGTACTGATCGGGGTCGCCCTGGTCGCCGTGGTGCTGTTGTTGATCGGTCCCCGTTTCATCGACACCTACGTGAACTGGCTGTGGTTCGGCGAACTGGGATACCGCTCGGTGTGGACCACCCAGATCGTGACGCGTGTTGTCATCTTCTTCGTCGTGGCCATCCTGATGGGTGGCGTGGTGTTCGCCGCGATGGCGCTCGCCTATCGGACCCGGCCGGTGTTCGTGCCCACCGCAGGCCCCAACGATCCGATCGCGCGTTATCGCACCGCGGTCATGTCGCGGCTGCGCCTCGTGGGCATCGGCGTGCCGGCCTTCATCGGTGTGATGTCGGGTTTTGTGGCGCAGAGCTATTGGGACCGGGTGCAGCTGTTCCTGCACGGCGGCAGCTTCGGTGTCTCCGATCCCCAGTTCGGCCTCGACCTGGGCTTCTACGCGTTCGATCTGCCGTTCTACCGGCTGGTGCTGACCTCGCTGTTCGTCGCCGGCTTCCTGGCCTTCATCGCGAACCTGCTGGGCCACTACCTGTTCGGCGGGATCCGGCTGACTGGACGCGCAGGTGCACTGAGTCGCGCGGCCCGCATCCAGCTGATCACCATGCTCGGCATCCTGATGCTGCTCAAGGCCGTCGCCTACTGGTTCGACCGCTACGAACTGCTCAGCAACACCCGCGGCGGCAAGCCGTTCACCGGTGCCGGCTACACCGACATCAACGCGGTACTGCCGGCGAAGCTGATACTGATGGCCATCGCGGTCATCTGTGCGGTAGCGGTGTTCTCGGCGATCTTCCTGCGCGATCTGCGGATCCCCGCGATCGGCGTGGTGCTGCTGCTGCTCTCGTCGCTGGTCATCGGCGCCGGCTGGCCGCTGGTGGTCGAGCAGATCAGCGTGCGGCCCAACGCCGCTCAGAAGGAAAGCGAATACATCGGCCGAAGTATCACCGCGACCCGGCAGGCCTACGGGATCACCGACGAAACGGTGACCTACCGCAGCTACCCGGGCAACACGTCCGCCACGGCGCAACAGGTGGCCGCCGACCGTGCCACCACCTCGAACATCCGCGTGCTCGACCCGAACATCGTCAGCCCGGCGTTCACCCAGTTCCAGCAGGGCAAGAACTTCTACTTCTTCCCCGATCAACTGAACATGGACCGCTACGCCGACGACGACGGCAATCTGCGCGACTACGTGGTCGCCGCCCGCGAGCTGAACCCGGATCGTCTGATCGACAACCAGCGCGACTGGATCAACCGGCACACCGTGTTCACCCACGGCAACGGCTTCATCGCCTCGCCGGCCAACACGGTGCGCGGGGTGGCCAACGATCCCAACCAGAACGGTGGCTATCCGGAGTTCCTGTCCAGCGTCGTGGGCGAGAACGGCGAGGTGGTCTCACCGGGTCCGGCACCGCTGGCCCAGCCCCGCATCTACTACGGCCCGGTCATCGCCAACACCCCGGCCGACTACGCGATCGTCGGCGAGAACGGTGCCCCGCGCGAGTACGACTACGAAACCAACACCGACACCAGGAACTACACCTACACCGGCTCCGGTGGTGTGCCGATCGGTAACTGGCTGTCGCGCAGCGTGTTCGCCGCCAAGTACGCAGAACGCAACTTCCTGTTCTCCAACGTCATCGGCGAGAACAGCAAGATCCTGTTCAACCGCGACCCCGCCGACCGGGTGGAGGCCGTGGCGCCGTGGCTGACCACCGACACCGCGATGTACCCGGCGATCGTCAACGAGCGCATCGTCTGGATCGTCGACGGTTACACAACGCTGGACAACTATCCGTACTCGGAGTTGACGACGCTGTCGAGCGCCACGATCGACTCGAACGAAGTGGCGCTGAACCGACTGCAGCCGGACAAGCAGGTGTCCTACATCCGCAACTCGGTCAAGGCGACCGTCGACGCCTACGACGGCACCGTGACGCTGTACGCGCAGGACGAGCAGGACCCGGTGCTGCAGGCCTGGATGAAGGTCTTCCCCGACACCATCCAGCCCAAGAGCGCGATCTCGCCCGAGTTGCAGGAGCACCTGCGCTACCCGGAGGATCTGTTCAAGGTGCAGCGCGCGCTGCTGGCCAAGTACCACGTCGACGACCCGGTGACGTTCTTCTCGACGTCGGACTTCTGGGACGTTCCGCTGGATCCGAACCCCACGGCCAGCAGCTACCAGCCGCCGTACTACATCGTTGCCAAGAACCTGGCCGAGAACAACAGTTCGTCGTCGTTCCAGCTGACGAGTGCGATGAACCGGTTCCGACGGGACTTCCTGGCGGCCTACATCAGTGCCAGTTCGGATCCCGATTCGTACGGCAGGCTCACTGTGCTGACGATCCCGGGTCAGGTCAACGGTCCGAAGCTGGCGTTCAACGCGATCAGCACCGACACCGCGGTCAGCCAGGACCTCGGTGTGATCGGCCGGGACAATCAGAACCGGATTCGCTGGGGCAACCTGCTGACGTTGCCGATCGGGGAGGGCGGCCTGCTCTACGTGGCGCCGGTCTACGCCTCACCGGGCAACACCGATGCGGCGTCGTCGTACCCACGCCTGATCCGCGTGGCGATGATGTACAACGACCAGATCGGCTACGGGCCGACCGTTCGGGACGCCTTGATCGACCTGTTCGGTCCGGGTGCCGACGCGACCGCCACCGGGCCGGAACCCACCAACGCACCGGCCGGTCAGCAACCTGAGGCTCAACCCCAGGCCGACCAGCAGGCGTCGGTGACGCCGCCGGCGCAGCGGCCCGGTCAGAGCCCGCAGGCGCCCCCCGCCACACCGGCGCCCGCCGCGGCGGTGCCCAGTGGGCCGACCCAGTTGTCAGGCGCGAAAGCGGCTGCGCTGGAAGAGGTCAACACGGCGCTCGACGCGATCCAGGAGGCGCAGCGTAACGGTGACTTCGCGCAGTACGGCGAAGCGTTGCAACGCCTCGACGACGCGGTGAACGAATACCAGTCGACGGAGTAG
- a CDS encoding BTAD domain-containing putative transcriptional regulator, whose protein sequence is MRYRLLGPLQVVQGDAPLDIGPPKQRAVLAALLLAQGRVVSVDRLTDVVWGDDVPASATASLQAYISNLRRALRGGSGESLMASSVAQPIVRRPPGYYLDVGTDDVDLTDFVAGCTRAAAAVEAERWADALAEAEATLALVQGELLEDLADAEWVREDATRTAEMLSDCLANKVIALLALGRLPAALTEISRLRERDPLADRGCRLQMLALYRAGRAAEALDVYSRHARLLDRELGLEPGPQLRDLQTAVLRQAPELSGWPRPPEWTGAAALPEPEVATAVVDTVDDGPQRAPMVGRERELATAADVLTQVRAGATRWLVLSGPPGIGKTRLAEEVAGLAAADGGEAVWVNCPDERATPPWWPMRQLVRALGADADEVLEVPRHADPDTARFLVYERIQSLLESVPGVLTVIVDDVQWADSTSASCLAYLAGALRDRGVLLIVTVRDGEHAPEVARLLSTVARGKGNRHVEVPALSSADVATLANDVAEEIVTPAEAAELADRTGGNPFFVSEYARLPRAERAGNEIPRAVRLVLDRRLAALDPVVVQMLRTAAVIGDTIDAAAAPVLAQATRLDLDTLADYLDEAADERIIVAAHDGDGYEFAHGLLREQLLSGIPALRRQRLHAKVADVLSESAAPDAATRRAQHLVGAQPLVEPATVVAACRLAAEQATAQWSSDIAAGWWQAALDAYDRLPVSARDDGERDALTVELLEAHSRAGRGQLVLDSVQRYLGEALRSGRVASAGRVSSALLRASGGWPWLAPGQDPGELLSLLSRAAGLSDSEPASAARVLPALAVGHCYHPDPDIAAELLDRAERVADATGDPDVLADVLVGRLITYSGVATYSKQTLSWVQRLDSLRHNRSRQDAVIAHSVATMAAMNLGDVAGARRHLRAGIAGSEDLKLPVLRAQLRWMEAVLAMWAGDFAEAERHHGIAVHVHEQTELYEAGSGLLAAASLLRERGGPLDPSWNNLHASQETGGQGMVGVVRTALLTLATGPQARADAAATLRACVHDTGRGHIWTTLGHLTLLAHLSADHRLSEFTEPLLQALGPFRDRIAVLGQVGIAGPVALATARLHALRGERSRALEDVALARGIAERSGGVPTLLRCRLLECEMTESDSERSGLARALAADAAQAGMSGVGQAAEALI, encoded by the coding sequence ATGCGATATCGGTTGCTCGGACCGCTCCAGGTGGTCCAGGGAGATGCGCCGCTGGACATCGGCCCGCCCAAACAGCGGGCGGTGCTGGCGGCGCTTCTTCTGGCGCAGGGCCGCGTGGTGTCGGTGGACCGGCTGACGGACGTCGTCTGGGGAGATGACGTCCCGGCCAGCGCCACGGCGAGCCTGCAGGCCTACATCTCCAATCTGCGGCGGGCACTGCGCGGGGGATCCGGGGAATCGCTGATGGCTTCCTCGGTGGCGCAGCCGATCGTGCGGCGACCTCCGGGCTACTACCTCGACGTCGGCACCGACGACGTCGACCTGACGGACTTCGTGGCAGGGTGCACGCGCGCCGCGGCAGCGGTCGAAGCCGAGCGGTGGGCCGACGCGTTGGCCGAGGCGGAGGCCACGCTGGCACTGGTGCAGGGCGAGTTGCTCGAAGACCTGGCCGACGCGGAATGGGTGCGCGAAGATGCAACCCGCACGGCGGAGATGCTCTCGGATTGTCTGGCCAACAAGGTGATTGCGTTGCTCGCCCTGGGACGGTTGCCGGCTGCGTTGACGGAGATCTCCCGACTGCGTGAGCGCGATCCGCTGGCCGATCGCGGGTGCCGACTGCAGATGCTGGCGCTGTACCGCGCCGGTCGCGCCGCCGAGGCGCTGGACGTCTACTCCCGGCACGCTCGGCTGCTCGACAGGGAACTCGGTCTCGAGCCCGGACCGCAACTGCGGGACCTCCAGACGGCGGTGCTGCGTCAGGCGCCCGAACTGTCGGGGTGGCCACGCCCGCCGGAATGGACCGGTGCCGCGGCGCTCCCCGAACCGGAGGTCGCAACCGCGGTCGTCGACACGGTTGACGACGGCCCCCAGCGTGCACCCATGGTGGGGCGGGAACGCGAACTGGCAACCGCAGCAGACGTTCTGACGCAGGTGCGGGCGGGCGCCACGAGATGGCTGGTGCTGTCGGGTCCTCCCGGGATCGGCAAGACCCGGCTGGCCGAGGAGGTGGCGGGCCTGGCGGCCGCCGACGGCGGTGAGGCAGTCTGGGTCAATTGCCCCGACGAACGCGCCACGCCGCCCTGGTGGCCGATGCGCCAACTGGTGCGGGCACTCGGCGCGGACGCCGACGAGGTGCTCGAGGTGCCCCGGCACGCTGACCCCGACACCGCCAGATTCCTTGTCTACGAACGGATCCAGTCGCTACTGGAGTCCGTCCCCGGCGTGCTGACGGTGATCGTCGACGACGTCCAGTGGGCGGACAGCACCTCCGCGAGTTGTCTGGCCTACCTCGCCGGAGCGCTCCGCGACCGCGGCGTCCTGCTCATCGTGACCGTGCGCGACGGGGAACATGCTCCCGAAGTGGCTCGTCTGCTCAGCACCGTGGCGCGCGGGAAGGGGAACCGGCACGTCGAGGTGCCTGCGCTGTCGTCGGCCGACGTCGCCACGTTGGCCAACGACGTCGCCGAAGAGATCGTGACGCCCGCCGAAGCGGCCGAACTGGCCGACCGCACCGGGGGCAACCCGTTTTTCGTCTCGGAGTACGCGCGGCTACCGCGGGCCGAGCGTGCGGGTAACGAGATCCCGCGGGCAGTGCGGTTGGTGCTGGACCGGCGACTGGCCGCGTTGGACCCGGTGGTCGTGCAGATGCTGCGCACCGCCGCGGTGATCGGTGACACGATCGACGCCGCCGCGGCCCCGGTACTGGCGCAGGCCACCCGGCTGGACCTCGACACCCTCGCCGACTACCTCGACGAAGCAGCCGACGAGCGGATCATCGTCGCCGCCCACGACGGTGACGGGTACGAATTCGCCCACGGGCTGCTGCGGGAGCAGTTGCTGTCCGGCATCCCCGCGCTGCGCCGACAACGTCTGCACGCCAAGGTCGCAGACGTGCTGTCCGAGAGCGCCGCGCCGGACGCCGCGACACGGCGCGCCCAACATCTTGTCGGGGCGCAGCCGCTGGTCGAACCGGCCACCGTGGTGGCGGCCTGCCGTCTTGCCGCCGAACAGGCGACTGCACAGTGGAGTTCGGACATCGCGGCCGGCTGGTGGCAGGCCGCATTGGACGCCTACGACCGGCTTCCGGTGTCGGCCCGCGACGATGGCGAGCGCGACGCGCTCACCGTCGAGTTGCTCGAGGCGCACTCCCGGGCGGGACGGGGTCAGCTGGTGCTCGACAGCGTGCAGCGGTACCTCGGCGAGGCCCTGCGCTCCGGCCGTGTCGCCAGTGCGGGTCGGGTGTCCAGCGCACTGCTGCGGGCCAGCGGGGGATGGCCCTGGCTGGCGCCGGGACAGGATCCGGGAGAACTGCTTTCGCTGTTGTCGCGCGCTGCCGGCCTGTCCGACAGCGAACCGGCTTCGGCGGCCAGGGTGCTGCCCGCGCTGGCCGTCGGGCACTGCTACCACCCGGATCCCGACATCGCCGCCGAGCTGCTGGATCGGGCCGAACGCGTCGCCGACGCCACCGGGGATCCCGATGTCCTCGCCGACGTGCTGGTGGGCCGACTCATCACCTACTCCGGCGTGGCCACCTACAGCAAGCAGACTCTGTCCTGGGTGCAGCGGCTGGATTCGCTGCGGCACAACAGGTCACGTCAGGATGCGGTGATCGCGCACTCGGTGGCGACGATGGCGGCGATGAACCTCGGCGACGTGGCGGGAGCTCGTCGCCACCTGCGGGCAGGCATTGCCGGTAGCGAGGATCTGAAGCTTCCGGTGCTGCGTGCCCAATTGCGGTGGATGGAGGCCGTATTGGCGATGTGGGCCGGTGACTTCGCCGAAGCCGAGCGCCACCACGGGATCGCTGTGCACGTACACGAGCAGACCGAACTCTACGAAGCGGGCAGCGGGCTGTTGGCGGCGGCGTCCCTGCTGCGCGAGCGGGGCGGACCGCTCGACCCGAGCTGGAACAACCTGCACGCCAGCCAGGAGACGGGAGGCCAGGGCATGGTCGGAGTGGTGCGCACCGCGCTGCTCACGCTGGCCACCGGCCCGCAGGCTCGCGCCGATGCCGCCGCCACGCTGCGTGCCTGTGTCCACGACACCGGCCGCGGCCACATCTGGACCACGCTCGGGCATCTGACGCTGCTGGCGCACCTGAGCGCCGACCACAGATTATCGGAGTTCACCGAACCACTCCTGCAGGCGCTCGGCCCGTTTCGGGACCGCATCGCGGTGCTCGGCCAGGTGGGTATCGCGGGACCGGTCGCTCTGGCGACCGCCCGGCTGCATGCGTTGCGCGGCGAGCGATCCCGAGCGCTCGAGGATGTGGCGCTGGCGCGCGGCATCGCCGAGCGCAGCGGCGGTGTGCCCACGCTGTTGCGGTGCCGGCTGCTGGAATGCGAGATGACCGAATCCGATTCGGAGCGTTCGGGTTTGGCGCGTGCGCTGGCGGCGGATGCGGCCCAGGCGGGCATGTCGGGGGTGGGTCAGGCCGCAGAAGCCCTGATCTGA
- a CDS encoding FAD-binding oxidoreductase: protein MTAPTDLTRTDLTPTDLTPTDLTPTEALHTLRDHVATHVALPGEPGYERCTPWNVAAPVTPAAVVLATTPEDIAGTVRFAAAHGYTVTVQATGHGAVGVGASTILVQTSAMKHCPVDAVNRTARVEAGARWQDVIDIATPHGLAPLCGSAPGVGVVGYLTGGGIGPLVRTVGLSSDHVRAFDVVTGEGTLLRATPDENADLFWGLRGGKATLGIVTAVEIDLLPIARFYGGAVYFDGADAEAVLHAWASWSVGLPETVNTSLAVQQLPPLPGVPEVLAGRMTVAVRYTAVGDFDDAERLLAPMRAVATPVMDTVGVLPYAAIGAVHADPVDPMPINEEQALLSALPAEAVDALLAVAGPGSGSPQAIVELRLLGGALAREPRHRSAFCQRNALFSVAVIGALMPEIAEYVVGHAGEVVRAVAPWSTGGQMANFAASYDPARPARVYSDDTRHWLAALADRYDPAGVLATGQVIRTTR, encoded by the coding sequence ATGACAGCACCGACCGACCTCACCCGTACCGACCTCACTCCTACTGACCTCACTCCTACCGACCTCACTCCTACCGAGGCGCTCCACACGTTGCGCGACCACGTCGCCACCCACGTGGCTCTGCCGGGGGAGCCCGGCTACGAGCGGTGTACGCCGTGGAACGTGGCGGCCCCTGTGACGCCGGCGGCGGTGGTGCTGGCGACGACGCCGGAGGACATCGCCGGCACCGTCAGGTTCGCCGCCGCGCACGGCTACACGGTCACGGTGCAGGCCACCGGGCACGGTGCAGTCGGGGTCGGCGCGAGCACGATCCTGGTGCAGACCTCGGCGATGAAGCACTGCCCTGTGGATGCGGTGAATCGAACGGCGCGGGTGGAGGCGGGGGCCCGCTGGCAGGACGTGATCGACATCGCCACCCCGCACGGCCTGGCGCCGCTGTGTGGTTCGGCGCCCGGAGTCGGCGTGGTCGGCTACCTCACCGGCGGTGGGATAGGGCCGCTGGTCCGGACGGTGGGGCTGTCGTCGGATCACGTGCGCGCGTTCGACGTGGTGACCGGCGAAGGCACGCTGCTGCGCGCCACCCCCGACGAGAACGCCGACCTCTTCTGGGGTCTGCGCGGCGGGAAGGCGACGCTAGGGATCGTCACCGCGGTGGAGATCGATCTGCTGCCGATCGCTCGGTTCTACGGCGGCGCAGTGTATTTCGATGGTGCTGACGCCGAAGCGGTGCTGCACGCGTGGGCGTCGTGGAGTGTGGGTCTGCCGGAGACGGTCAACACGTCGCTCGCAGTCCAGCAGCTGCCGCCGCTTCCGGGGGTGCCCGAGGTGCTGGCCGGTCGGATGACGGTCGCTGTGCGCTACACGGCAGTCGGAGACTTCGACGATGCCGAACGGCTGCTGGCGCCGATGCGGGCCGTCGCCACCCCGGTGATGGACACCGTCGGTGTGCTGCCATACGCGGCGATCGGCGCGGTGCACGCCGACCCGGTCGACCCAATGCCGATCAACGAGGAGCAGGCGCTGCTGTCGGCGCTGCCCGCCGAGGCTGTGGACGCGTTGCTTGCGGTCGCAGGCCCGGGTTCGGGCTCGCCGCAGGCGATCGTCGAGCTTCGGCTGCTCGGGGGAGCGCTGGCGCGGGAGCCGCGGCATCGCAGCGCGTTCTGTCAGCGCAACGCCCTGTTCTCGGTTGCGGTCATCGGTGCGCTGATGCCGGAGATCGCCGAGTACGTGGTTGGTCACGCCGGTGAGGTCGTCCGGGCCGTCGCCCCGTGGTCCACAGGCGGGCAGATGGCGAACTTCGCAGCGTCTTACGACCCGGCACGGCCCGCGCGGGTGTACAGCGACGACACCCGCCACTGGCTGGCAGCCCTGGCCGACCGCTACGACCCGGCCGGCGTGCTGGCGACGGGTCAGGTGATCCGCACCACACGTTGA
- a CDS encoding AAA family ATPase, protein MYLHTLTVKGFRASGAGEIQVQFPGRFSVLIGGNGAGKTTIAEALYLGHRQTFPRVPPINSASLGSGDRSIDVEYWYEKESKTEGPLGQMMQAQAGVSVADAPALRWERQLSRSLGVVRAQNAGTGETELSDAVSLVYLPAWRNPTEELARREVRVLVELLRAQQQRVSGSRSLMGLRQRAWGFLEALTNDGLISAVEARINESLTNLTAGVRRQWPYVRGQVVDDAYLARVLELMLAVLEGRDFARPLDVSALGYVNLLHIAVTLAAIPDTNPPESENAVAADGAEPPSGEDNGEGSNDVEAARQALIQAQEEAESLEDSFFGSGPFHTTVVIEEPEAHLHPQLQHSLVRHLKRTVATRPELQVILSSHATDVITSCDPDEIVVLRQLADGERRASAVAHIPLANRDSVIRKARLHLDASRSSALFAETLVLVEGVTDAAVVREFGWVWASTDFDKRAFVDALSIVPMGTKVGSWAVELLCTQGHELCTRMAVLRDSDKEFGEELSEPAWLAEHDSRHVRLFQSHPTLEPAVTFGNETLVSDALIAVGIELENVDAATVHTAFRGARKATQTREATPAGPGAKKKGEFALAFAERLVRARDERSTVVLPAHLRKMFDYLFGVDGPPESLTEDDEPSQL, encoded by the coding sequence GTGTACTTACATACGCTGACAGTCAAGGGATTTCGCGCAAGTGGCGCAGGCGAGATCCAAGTTCAATTCCCAGGACGGTTCAGTGTCCTCATTGGCGGCAATGGCGCAGGTAAGACGACCATAGCCGAAGCTCTTTACCTGGGTCACCGACAGACCTTTCCAAGGGTGCCACCCATCAATTCAGCATCCCTCGGTTCCGGCGACCGGTCCATCGACGTCGAGTATTGGTATGAGAAGGAGTCCAAGACAGAGGGACCGCTTGGCCAAATGATGCAAGCTCAGGCCGGTGTCAGCGTTGCAGATGCTCCGGCTTTGCGCTGGGAGCGCCAACTATCTCGCAGCTTGGGCGTCGTGCGTGCGCAGAACGCTGGGACGGGTGAGACGGAACTCAGTGATGCTGTCAGCTTGGTCTACCTGCCAGCCTGGCGAAACCCGACCGAAGAGCTAGCACGCCGGGAAGTCAGGGTGCTGGTCGAGTTGCTTCGCGCCCAGCAGCAACGCGTTTCGGGATCTCGCAGCCTCATGGGACTCCGCCAGCGTGCTTGGGGTTTTCTTGAGGCGCTCACCAACGATGGTCTTATAAGCGCAGTCGAGGCCCGTATCAACGAGTCGCTAACAAACTTGACTGCCGGTGTTCGCCGCCAGTGGCCCTACGTCCGAGGGCAGGTGGTTGATGACGCTTATTTGGCCCGCGTTCTTGAGTTAATGCTTGCGGTGCTTGAGGGGCGTGACTTCGCGCGGCCCCTCGACGTCTCGGCTCTTGGATACGTGAACTTGCTGCACATCGCGGTCACGCTTGCAGCCATTCCGGACACGAATCCTCCCGAGAGCGAAAACGCAGTCGCGGCTGACGGAGCAGAGCCGCCGAGTGGCGAAGACAACGGCGAAGGATCTAACGATGTTGAGGCAGCACGACAGGCACTGATCCAAGCCCAAGAGGAAGCCGAATCGCTCGAAGACTCTTTCTTCGGCTCGGGGCCGTTCCACACCACCGTCGTGATCGAGGAGCCCGAGGCACATCTACATCCGCAGTTGCAGCATTCCCTCGTTCGGCACCTCAAACGTACGGTGGCCACCCGACCCGAGCTACAAGTTATCTTGTCTAGTCACGCTACAGATGTAATAACCTCGTGCGATCCCGATGAGATTGTCGTCCTACGCCAGCTTGCAGATGGAGAACGCCGAGCTTCGGCCGTCGCCCACATTCCTTTAGCTAACCGAGACAGTGTCATTCGCAAGGCGCGTCTGCATCTCGACGCGAGCCGATCCTCGGCGTTGTTCGCCGAAACTCTAGTTCTTGTAGAAGGAGTCACCGATGCCGCAGTAGTACGGGAGTTCGGGTGGGTGTGGGCATCAACTGATTTTGACAAGCGAGCTTTTGTCGATGCGCTCAGCATTGTCCCAATGGGGACCAAGGTGGGCTCGTGGGCAGTCGAACTTCTCTGTACGCAAGGACACGAACTGTGTACTCGGATGGCCGTCCTGCGCGATAGCGATAAAGAGTTCGGCGAAGAGCTGTCTGAACCGGCGTGGTTAGCAGAACACGATTCGAGACACGTTCGACTATTCCAAAGCCACCCGACGTTAGAGCCTGCCGTCACCTTCGGCAACGAGACCCTAGTATCGGACGCCCTGATCGCAGTGGGCATTGAGCTCGAGAACGTCGATGCTGCAACGGTTCACACAGCTTTTCGAGGTGCTCGCAAGGCGACCCAGACCCGTGAGGCCACGCCCGCCGGACCGGGCGCTAAGAAGAAGGGCGAGTTCGCGCTTGCATTTGCAGAGCGCCTAGTCCGTGCGCGAGACGAACGAAGCACCGTTGTACTTCCCGCTCATCTAAGAAAGATGTTCGACTACTTGTTTGGGGTCGACGGCCCACCAGAAAGTTTGACTGAAGACGATGAGCCGTCGCAACTATGA